Proteins from one Coffea arabica cultivar ET-39 chromosome 8c, Coffea Arabica ET-39 HiFi, whole genome shotgun sequence genomic window:
- the LOC113705536 gene encoding arabinosyltransferase XEG113-like isoform X6 produces MANYKPVFLTIYAAVVVGVVVSSFYVFSAVYSSSSSSSSSSSSSLWFSPAQNQVSNCSHLTVVNVSLGSASQTQSKSMMPIWEVPPSGSKMPPLKTFKLTKELVQQRVKDNVVVVTFGNYAFMDFILTWVKHLTDLGVDNLLVELNCDAGAMDTKMVEALYWKGVPVFDMGGHMSTIDVGWGSKAFHKMGRQKVILIDAILPMGFEILMCDTDVVWLKNPLPYLARFPEADILTSTDQVVPTVVDDSLDNWQQVGAAYNIGIFHWRPSNSAKQLAREWKELLLADANLWDQNGFNDLVRRQLGPSVDEESGLAYAYDGNLKLGLLPASIFCSGHTYFVQAMYQQLRLEPYAVHTTFQYAGTEGKRHRLREAMVFYDPPDYYDASESYAGGFLTFNPSIPKSLLLDGEHNLESHFDLVNYQIKQIRTALAVTSLLNRTLVMPPLWCRLDRLWFGHPGILPGSMTKQPFICPLDHVFEVKTMLNELPEDEFGPPIRIREYSLFANPSMPKKVKESWLDVNFCQEGSRGCEVSNSTSQAGVLKFPKRSSEETYKTVFSSFKDVKVIQFSSMQDAFTGFADKALTQTNQ; encoded by the exons ATGGCTAACTACAAGCCAGTTTTTCTGACCATCTATGCCGCTGTGGTGGTGGGAGTAGTGGTGTcttctttttatgttttctCGGCAGTTTACAGCTCCTCATCTTCGtcttcctcctcttcttcttcctccctctGGTTCAGTCCAG CCCAAAACCAGGTATCAAATTGTTCTCATCTAACTGTTGTGAATGTGTCTCTGGGTTCCGCCTCCCAGACACAGAGCAAATCAATGATGCCTATTTGGGAGGTCCCCCCTTCTGGTTCTAAGATGCCACCTCTTAAAACCTTTAAATTGACAAAGGAACTGGTTCAGCAAAGGGTGAAGGATAATGTTGTAGTAGTCACCTTTGGTAACTATGCTTTCATGGATTTCATACTCACATGGGTAAAGCACTTGACAGATTTAGGAGTGGATAACCTTCTTGTTG AACTCAATTGTGATGCAGGTGCCATGGACACAAAAATGGTTGAAGCTCTTTACTGGAAAGGTGTACCAGTGTTTGATATGGGTGGCCATATGAGCACAATAGATGTTGGATGGGGTTCAAAAGCATTTCACAAGATGGGAAGGCAGAAGGTTATTCTGATTGATGCCATTCTTCCTATGGGTTTTGAAATACTAATGTGCGATACAGATGTGGTCTGGTTGAAG AATCCGCTGCCATATCTAGCACGTTTCCCTGAAGCTGATATCTTGACCTCAACTGATCAAGTTGTACCAACAGTTGTTGATGATAGTTTGGACAACTGGCAACAAG TTGGTGCTGCATATAATATTGGTATATTTCACTGGCGGCCATCCAATTCTGCAAAACAATTGGCAAGAGAGTGGAAAGAATTGCTTCTAGCTGATGCTAATCTATGGGATCAGAATGGTTTCAATGATCTTGTCCGGAGGCAGCTAGGTCCATCTGTTGATGAAGAAAGTGGACTGGCCTATGCTTATGATGGAAACCTCAAGCTAGGTCTTCTCCCTGCAAGTATTTTTTGCAGTGGCCACACTTACTTTGTTCAG GCAATGTATCAACAACTCAGACTGGAGCCTTACGCTGTACATACCACATTTCAATATGCTGGAACTGAGGGAAAGCGTCACAGGCTACGAGAAGCAATGGTTTTCTATGATCCACCAGATTACTATGACGCGTCAG AATCCTACGCAGGAGGGTTCTTGACATTCAATCCTTCTATACCCAAGAGCTTGTTACTAGATGGAGAACATAATCTTGAATCACACTTTGATCTTGTAAATTACCAA ATCAAACAAATAAGGACTGCACTTGCTGTTACTTCATTGCTGAATCGTACATTG GTAATGCCTCCGCTCTGGTGCAGGTTGGATAGGTTATGGTTTGGACATCCTGGAATTTTGCCAGGCAGTATGACGAAACAACCTTTTATCTGTCCTTTGGATCATGTGTTTGAG GTTAAGACAATGTTGAACGAATTGCCAGAGGACGAATTTGGACCACCGATCAGAATTAGGGAGTATTCTTTATTTGCGAATCCATCCATGCCCAAGAAG GTGAAGGAATCATGGCTTGATGTAAATTTTTGTCAAGAGGGGTCACGAGGTTGTGAAGTTTCAAACAGCACAAGTCAAGCGGGAGTTCTCAAATTTCCGAAGCGTAGTTCTGAAGAAACG TACAAGACTGTATTCTCATCGTTCAAAGATGTTAAAGTCATCCAGTTCTCATCCATGCAAGATGCCTTCACAGGCTTCGCTGATAAG GCACTAACACAAACAAACCAATGA